Sequence from the Parvicella tangerina genome:
AAACTAAAGGGAGAACAGCGTTCTACATACAAAAACTCCATGATTACTATAATGATTGTGCCTATTACTATGGGTATAAAAACGATCTTCAAACTCAGGTAGCGTATAATAAAAAGGCCTATGAATTAGCAAAGGAACTCGGAGATAATGCTAAAATTGCTTATCACATGAATGCAATTGCGGCCTATTATCACCTCATCGGAAAGTTTGATCTTGCCGTATCTAACTTTAATGAAGCACTTGAAGTTTTTGAGAGTCAACAAGATACTTCTTCCATGATCACGTTGATGGGGAATCTTGCTTTTATGTATTATGAGCAGGGACAATACGATGATGCTATGGGACTCTATAAGAAGGCTGAGAAACTTGCAAGAGCAACGAATAGACGAAGTCATCTAGCTCATATTCTTGGTAACCTTTCGCTCGTTTATTTTCAACAAGAAGACTACGAGAAGACAGCAGCAGCCATTGATACAGCACTTAAGATCAGAGAGCAGTTAGGGGAAATGGTAAGCTATTACCTAACGTTGAATAATTATGCTGCCATGCTCAGAAAGCAGAAAAAGTACGATGTAGCCATTGATACGATTCATTCCATAATACGTGGAAGAATCAAACTTGAAGTCTGGGATGACTTGAGCTACTCTTACTACTCATTGGCAATGATTTTTAACGACCTTGAGCAGTACGATAGTGCTTTAGTTTATGGAAACAAATCGATGTATTTAGCAAAACAAATCAATTACCCAACTTTGCTTAAAGATGCGGGAAGAGCTTTGTACATGGCTTATGAAGGCTTGAACAATGGCGATTCCGCATTCAAGTATTATAAGCTGCATATTGAAATGAAAGATAGCCTATACAATGAAAAAAATGTAAACGCAGCTATTAAGAATAAATTGAGTAGTGATTTTGAAAAACAAGCAGCGGCTGATAGTGTTGCTCATGCTAAGGAACAAGAAATAAACGAAGCAGAAATTGATCGCCAGCACGCAGAGATTAGGGCAAAGAACACCATGCAGTATGGCTTAATCATTGGCCTCTTATTAGTAGTTGTTTTTGCCGTATTTATGTACAACCGATTCAAGCTGACTCAAAAGCAAAAGTCGATTATTGAAAAGCAGAAAGAGGTAGTTGAAGACCAGAAGAAAGTTGTTGAACACCAAAAGGAAGTGGTGGAAGAAAAAAATAAAGAAATTACAGACTCTATCAATTATGCAAAAAGAATTCAGGAAGCCATCCTTCCATCTCGCTATTCGTTGGTAGATAACCTAAAAAATGGTTTTGTACTTTTTAAGCCAAAAGACGTTGTGTCTGGAGATTTCTACTGGTTGGAGAACAAAGGTGAAAGTATTTATTTTGCCGCTGCGGATTGTACAGGTCATGGGGTTCCTGGAGCAATGGTTAGTGTGGTCTGTAGTAATGCGCTTTCGAAATCACTCTTAGAAGAACAAATCACAGACCCTGGAAAACTCCTGGGTAGGACACGAGAATTAATTATTCAGCGGTTCGCAAAAAGTGGTGAAGATGTGAAAGACGGGATGGATGTATCTCTCTGCAAGCTGACGGGAAACAAGTTGTACTGGGCAGGGGCAAATAATCCGTTGTGGATCATTAGAAATGGGGAGGATGCCATCACTGAGGTAAAGGCGAATAAACAGCCTGTTGGTTTATATGCAGACCCTAAGCCATTTGATACGCATGAATTTGAACTGAATAAAGGAGATACCATTTATATCTTTTCAGATGGATTTCAAGATCAGTTTGGTGGAGAAAAAGGAAAAAAACTGAAGACAGGGAATTTCAAGAAGTTGCTAATTTCAAACAATTCGCTCTCGATGGATGAAGTCAAAGGGAAGTTAGAAGACTTTTTCTTTGAATGGAAAGGAGAATTTGAGCAAGTGGATGATGTATGTGTAATTGGTGTTAGAATATAAAATGAATTGGTTGAAACACATATTAGTCTTGATTTCAGTTCTTCCAATTTTGGTCAGTGCTCAAGTTGATTCTCTGCTGAATGAGGCAGAAAATGCCAACAGTGATACGGCAAGGTTACGAAACTTAGTCCTTGTTACAGAGTACTGTGCCATTCCAGATATCGAATACTATGCAAACCAGTGTATTCATTTGTCGGATAGTTTGATTGAACTAGGGTTGTATGATGAAGAGAAGTTGTTGTTTTTTAAATCAACAGCTATCAATAACCTCGGGTTCATGCATCATGCGTATGCAGAGTATCAGCCAGCTATAGCGCAGTATGAAAAAAGCATTCAGATCTATACACAAATTAATGATTCTTTGGGTCTTGCAAGATCATTGAATAATATTGCGATGGTCTATAAAGATGCTGGAGACACAGAGAAAGCAATAGCGCTTTTGCAGCAGGCCAATGATATTTGTGCCCCAATGGGTGACTATGACCTCCATAACATCACCCTTACGAATTTTGGAACCATTTACACCCAAAAAGGAGATATTAATAAAGCCATCGAATACCTGTTTAAGGCAATTAAACTTCAGGATAAGGAAAATGATGCCTACGGGTTGGCACATAGCTATAACACCTTGGCTTCGTTGTATCACTCACAAGAAGATTTTGAAAATGCTGAAGTCTATTTTGAAAAAGCGATTGAACAATCTAAACAGGCAAATGACTTTGATATTTTGGCTAGCTGCTATAACAATCTTGGTTTTATACATGATCTGAAGGAAAAGGATTCTTTAGCTCTTGTTTACTACGAAAAATCACTTGACCTCAGGTTGAAAATAAATGATCGGAAAGGTGAAGCAGAATGCTACAGTAACATGGGGTCATATTTTTTGGAGCATGGTGATACATTAAAAGGGTTAGATTTAATAGAACAATCGATTGAGATTAGAGAAGAAACAGGAGAAGCAGAAGGGTTGAGTAATTCTTATCAAAAGATTGCGGGTATTATGCTGGATAGGGGAGAGCTAAATAAGGCATTGGATTATGGGGAAAAGTCGTATGCGCTAGCTAAACAAATAGGCTATTCAGAAGACATTAGAAACAGTTCTTTGGTGTTGAGTCAAATTCAAGCTCAATTGGGTAACTTCAAAGAGGCTTACCAAATGCATGTGGCTTATCTGGCAGCGAGAGACTCTCTTTTCAATAAAGAAAATCAAAAGAACATTATTCAGGAACAAGTAGATTATGAATATGCTAAAAAGCATCTTGCTGATAGTCTGAATACGGCAAAAACACTGGAAATTGCTCAATTGGAGAAAGAGCACCAACAAAAGGAATTGGATAAAGCCAATCAAAGAAATATTGCGATGCTTATCGGTATAGTCCTTTTGGTAGTAGTCGTTATTCTTGCATTTTTTGCCTATCAGAATAAGAAAAGATCAGAGCAGACAATTTCTCAACAAAAAATCAAGGTCGAAGAGCAAAAGCAGCTTTTAGAAGAAAGTAACAAAGAGATCTTAGACTCCATCACTTACGCGCATCGCATCCAGACCGCAATACTTCCTCCTGAGGACCTATTTAAAAAGCATTTGCCCAATAGTTTTGTCTTTTACCGTCCAAAAGATATTGTGGCAGGAGACTTTTATTGGTTAGAGGAGATTGACGATACCGTCATCTTTGCCGCTGCAGATTGCACAGGACATGGTGTTCCAGGAGCCTTGGTCAGCATGATTTGCAGTAATGCATTGACAAAAGTAGTAATGGAAGATGAAATTACGGATCCAGGGAAATTGCTGGATAGAACTAGAGACCTGGTCATTCAAACCTTTGCAAAAAGCAATGAAGATGTAAAGGATGGCATGGATATTTCGCTATGCAGGTTGAAAGGGAGAAGCTTATGGTGGGCTGGGGCTAATAACCCGCTATGGATCATTAAAAATCAAACGAACGAGATTGTAGAGATAAAAGGTAATAAACAGCCCGTGGGACTGTATTCGGATCCTAAACCTTTCGAGACCCATTATCTTTCGCTGGAAAGAGGAGATACGGTTTATTTATTTTCTGATGGTTATCATGATCAATTTGGCGGAGAAAAGGGTAAGAAGCTTAAAACAGGAAGTTTCAAAAAATTACTACTGCAAAATAACCATCTCGAGATGCCTGAGATCATAGAACGTCTGGATTTCTTTTTCAATGATTGGCGAGGAGACTTTGAACAGGTGGATGATGTCTGTGTGATAGGGATTCGAGTTTAATCAATAACCAGATCATTAATTATATTCTCAACCGAGTCATTAGGCGTATACCATTTTGTGGAATCATCTCTTTTAAACCATGTTAATTGTCGTTTCGCAAAATTCCGTGTGTTTTTTTTGATGAGTTCAACGGCTTCGTCTAATGAAATATCACCGTCTAAGAACTTGAATAATTCTTTATAACCGACAGTATTCAGCGAGTTTAAATGGTTGAACTCATGGACTGTCTTGACCTCTTCCAGTAAGCCTTTCTCCATCATGAGATCAACCCGTTGGTTAATGTTGTTATATACAATTTCTCGATCAGTATTCAGACCTATTTTGTGAATTTGAAAAGGTCTTTTCTTTTGCTTGCCTTTTCTGAATGAAGAATAGGGTTTCCCCGAAACACGACAAACTTCAAGGGCCCTGATCAGCCGCTGTGGATTCTGAATATTCATCTTTTCGAAATGCAAGGGGTCTTTTTCTTTGAGTTCTAGCTGAAGAGCCGCTATCCCTTTATCGTCAAGTTCCTGAACGAGTTGCTCTCTGATTTTCTTATCCTTTGGTATGTCATCAATCCCTTTACACACAGCATCCACATAAAGTCCTGAACCACCAACAAGTATGGCAACAGGATTTTTGCTGAAAACAACTTCCAACGTTGAAATGGCATCTGCTTCAAATTTTCCAACATTGTACTCATCGTGAATACTTAAACTATCAATAAAATAATGGGGAACACCATCCATTTCTTCAGGTGTTGGTTTTGCCGTTCCGATAGCGATTTCTTTGAAAAATTGCCTACTGTCAGCACTTAGGATCGGACAGTTGAAGTGCTTAGCAAGTTTGATTGATAAGCTTGTCTTTCCTATGGCCGTAGGGCCAACGATTACAATAAGGTGAGTATTCTTTGCCATGACTTGAACCATGGCAAAGGTATTATTTAATTACTTTCACTGTATGACTGACACCTTTATCTTCTATGATCATAATGTAAGTACCAGCTGGAAGATCATAATGAGAAACAATCGTTCTGTTCTCAGAAGTGTTTTCAACTTGAGTAGTCTTAACAACCTGTCCCAAGTTATTAAACACGTTCACTGTGTAGAAATCTGATGAAGTTTTGTAAAGGATGTTCCAGTCATTATAATCATTCAAAACACTTACGTTCTCCTCAGAAAACTCAACCACTCTAGTAGGAGACAACTTATAGCTTCCATCAAAATCAACCGTTCTTAAACGGTAATATGATTTTCCGTTCAGAGGATAATAATCTACCGAAGTGTATTCTAACGTTGTTGTAGAATTTCCAGCTGCATCTTCAGCAAGAAGATCATGGAAATTGATTCCGTCCTTACTTCTTTCGATCACGAAGTGAGAAACGTTGATCTCAGATTCTGTTACCCACATCAAGTCAACCTTATCAATATTCTTTTTCGCTTCAAATACTATTAATTCAGATGGTAGAGGAGAGTTGATGTTTGAAAGTGTCCACGGAGAAAACGTGGTTATGCCTGGAACTGTTACCGTATATCCCCCTGTGATAATACCTGTAGTTTGTCCAGGATAAATAGTTTCATCCCATTCATTTGTTCCCGTATCATAGCGTTGAGCGATCATAGAAACATAGTCATTATAAGGAGCTATTGGCAGTTCGGATATCGAATAGCCAAATGTCAATGTAGCCGTGGGACTTCCCGAAGGGTCAATTTGCCAAAAGCGATCAGCCGTTGCATCTCTGTTGTCGGGAGCTAGACCTGTTGTGCTGGCTAAGTTAGTTACGTTGACTGGTAAGCTGGGCCAGGGCTGATTATTAGCGGGAGTCCCATACGTAGATACAGATACAGTGCCCGCATTTCCTGCAGTTACATTGAAAGTAAATGGAATATAAGTTCCACCCACACCATCAGCAAAAGGATAAATATGGTCTCCACCAATTGCATTGATCACCCAATTGATCTTACCGTTGTTAGCACCCGTTCCAGAACCAGATTCATCAACAATAGATCCAGAAGTTCTTGTAATTGCTCCGGTGCCTGTGTTGTTTAATGTTAACTCATTACCGTTCAATTGAATTTGGTCGTCTGAAAGCGCTAAAATTCCAGCTGACTCAATGTTGACATTGTCGTTCAGTATTAACGTTCCTCCAGATTTACTTAATGTGATATTATTAAACGCTTCTGCTGCTTGACCAGTATTTATGTGTTGGTCAGCTCCACCATCAAATATTACCGTTGAACTAATATGATCCAACGATTGTGTAGTATTACTATTTGTGTAATCACCTGCAAGATTCAAAGTTCCGTTAGGGTTAAGATCTAGTCTTCCATTAGCATTGATGGTCATGTTCCCATTTACATCTAAGGTAGCGGAAGCACTGTTGTTAATTAACCTTGCATTTGAACCACTTGAGCCATCTATGGTTACGTTACCAACAGTTAAAGAACCAGAGCCTGTAGTCTCAACTATTAGCGTTCCTGTACCTCCTGTTTTGTTGATCGTCAATCCATTCGTTAGGGTAAGATCTCCATTGGAAACAATCGTAAGTAGGTTATTAGTTGCATTATTCGTACTGATCGTCACGCTATTTGCTACAGCTGAACCACATCCAGTTCCAACTTCACAGTTGTTGCTAGCGGTTTGGTTGATTGTTACGTCAGTCGCAGCTGTTGGAACATAACCATCATCCCAGTTAAAACAATCACACCAATCTGTGTCGGTATTACCTGTCCAAAGACCATGAGTACCACCACTACCATACACGTCCAGTTGCACTGCGTCAGAAGCAGCATAGCACGTGGCCGTATTTTCTCTAATTTGACAGTAGTATTGATAGTCATCATACCCATCTGACGGAGAAATTGTTAAAGTGGCTGATGTAGCCCCAGAATAATCACCACCATTTGTAACAGCGGTCCAACCTGCATCGCCAGGTGCTGCATAATACCACTGATAAGCTAAAGCGTTTCCGCCTACAAAACCTTCTGAACCAGCTACACTTAATTGAACATCATTTCCTGCACATGTAGTCGAAGTTGAGGGGTTGGTCGTAACCGATGGTGCTGTTGGAGTTCCAGCGGGATTATATGATCCCAGGTCTGAACAGCTTTCAGTACTTTGATCCCAGTCTCCTGTTTCATCCCAGCCTGTATAAGGGGGAGTATTGTTAGGTGATGTTTTTCTTCTATAAACGTAGCCAGCCCCACCAGTAAAAGACGTTCCTGGAGTTCCCCATTTATCAATAGCTGCCCCTCCACTGGTCTCTAGCCAAATACCATCGTCTGTATTAATTCCTGTGCCTGCAACTAATTGATCCAAGACACCAGAGCATAGCGAACTACTGTTTCCTATTACGTAAGTATCACCATCAGCTAAAGTTCCAGATAGCGCATAATATTGATCGAAAGAACCATTGTTGTTTTGATGAATCTGATAATTAGCTAAGTTGACAGAGGCACTGGTTCCATTATAAATTTCGTAATAATAGGTGTCTCCTGAACCAGCGTCATATACCTCAGAAATGAATAGGTCAGAATAGGTAGGAGTACTATTTTCGCAGGAAGTCAGATCAGTATCTATTATTGTAAATGAGGAATAGGATGCATCACAAGGTTGAGAATCGGTAACGACTATGTCGCCCGTTGCTGCACCAACGGGAACAATAGCCTCAATCTCTGTTGATGAAACTACCACGAATGTTGCTGAAGTTCCATCGAATGTAACATCAGTGGCTCCTGTAAACCCTCCACCTGATGCGGTTATCGTAACCACAGTTCCTTCAGGACCATTGGTAGGAGATATACCAGTAATTGTGGGGGGCGTACACGATGGTGCGCAAGTATTTGTATGACCAGCGTTTGCAGATCCAGTCGTATAACTGGTTACGATCCATTCTGAATTTGTAGCGTTAGTGCCAGCTGAGGAGGTCCAGTTGGTATTGGGATCACAAATGGTAGACTTTCTAGTAAGTCGGTGATCTTTTGTTGCATTTGACGTTCCTGCTACGTTCCATCCTGTTCCAGGATCTGCACCGTCAGTTCCAACTGCGTCAATGAGTACACCGAATTTTGCTAAACCAACAGCATCATCACCATTCCAGGAAGCCGTTCCGCTGTAAAGGTCGGCTCCTGGGACATCGCCTGAGTTATTTGCAATTACATAGGTGCTACCGTCATTTAATGTTCCAGAAAGTGCTATCGTTGCTTCTGGCCAACTACCACCATTACTAATTCTCCAAATGTCGTAATTCCCAAGGTTAACAGGAGCTCCTGTACCATTATAGATCTCAATATATTTCGAGTTACCCGAACTACCTTCTCCATATTCAGAGATAATAAGGTCAGAAGTTTGAGCATTTATTTTATAAAACGAAAGCGATAATATTAAGGCTGCAAGGGTTAGTAAAAAGTTTTTCATTGGTTCATAATCATGCAGTTTGGCTTGTATCATGGTTTCGGGCACGTTTGCCTTCAAGGAGTTCATGATTTAAGCTAAACAAAACTACTTATGAACACATAGTTTTTGGTTAAGTGAGTTTTAAGCGTGTTTTAAAGGATGTTAAGAAAAAATAAACCTGTAAGTAGTGAATTACAGGTTTATCTTCTTTAATGTTTTGCCACTTTAGTGTACGATCTTCTTCACGACAGAATTATTATTGGTAACCAGACGAATAATGTACTGTTGCTCGGTTGGAAGGTCCAAGGTAATCAACCCATCACGGTCTGAAACCTGAAGCTGCTTCACTAACTTACCTTCTATGGTATAGATCTCAAAAAATGATCCGTAGGTCAAGTTAGAAAACCTAATTTCCAAGGTGTTTTCAATGGAAACTGGTGTGAAGTCTTCATAACTAGAAAATTCAACCAATTTTACTTCAGATTTATCGAAGGAACCATCAAAATCATATTGGTAAATTCTGTAATAATTATCACCAATTTGTGGGTTCATATCTGTAAAGGTATACTTATTTAATACAGAGGAATTACCTTGACCTTTAACTTCTCCAATAGGCTTATAGCTCTCTCCATTGACAGATCGCATCACCACAAACTTGTCGTTATTAATTTCACTGGCAGTTTCCCAAACAAGGTCGACCGCAAAATCTTTCCTTACAGCTTCAAAGTAAAGGAGCTCAACTGGAAGTGTAACATCGCGGACAGAACAACCATCATTACCATAGTTGTAAGCGGGTGCTGCGCAGTACTCAAATTCTGCATAGTCACCGTCTGCACCAGACAGAGAGTTTGGCAAATATTCATATTCGGTTGTTGTAGTTAAACCATTTACATCGGTTATTTCAGTAGAGAAATATCTGGACCCTGCACCTGAGTTCGCAAAGTTTCCACCACTTCCCCAACTAGCATCTGTTGAAAAGAGTAAATAAATGGGACCATTTCCACATAGACTTGTGAAGTCATAGGCACTGGCACATACATTATTTGACATTAATAGCACTGTAGAATGAGCAGGTATTGTTCCCACGGTTACAGCATCTTGGAATAGTGAGCAGCCAGCAGCTGCGTTAAAGGAAGCTGTTAAAGCTCCGTCTGCAGTAAAGGCATCAGTAAAAGTTGTTGAAGCAGGATAAGAAGTGCCGTAACTTACATTTACATTCGCAGCGTTGGATACATCTATTGCAACATTTCCAATCTCCAGAGCAAAGAATTCATTGTAGCCCTCAGCACCACAAATAGCATCGCAGCTATTAACCATTGCTGTAATCATTTCTGGGTCATTTTCACTTCTTGCTCTGAACTGTGCAGCATCACTTGCTGTACTACATGAACCGTCTTCGGTGCAGACACAATAGAATTGGTATCCATTATAGGTTTCTATATCTGATGCATTTCCAGTAATCGAAAGGTTGGCTGATGTTTCTCCAGAAACTGTAGCTAGAGGAAAAGCTCCAGCTGTAACAGTGCTCCAACCCGCTGCAGATCCATCATTGTAATACCATTGGTAGGTCAATGCCCCTCCACCAGAGCCAGCAGCAGCTGTGATATCCTTGAGAATACTACAAGCATGTGAGTCATTTGGTTCAGAAGTAATACTTGGGTGAGTGTCGTAAACTACACCAAAACTTCCCAGATCTGCACAGGTTTCCACGTTATTTATTGTCCAGTCAGCGGCATTCCATGTTGTGGTAGGGCCAGAAGCTGCAACATCTCTTGTGATAGAGTATCCTGTATTCCCTGGGCACTCAACCCAATCCACATCTGTCCCGTTGTGAACCAACATTATTCCGTCATTTTCATTAATCCCTGCTCCTGCTTCAGTGAAATCCCATGTTTCGGTACATGTGTTGGCTGAGGTACCAATATTCAATAGAAATACCCCACCAGCTGGAATTACTCCAGAAAGAGAAATAGTTCTGGTTGGAGAGGCATCACCTGCAGTTGCATATCTCTCAATCGTGTAATTCTCAGCTCCTAAATCAATTGCACTACCAGTTGGGTTGAATAATTCGATGTACCAAACATTTGCAGCATCTGAATCGTAAACTTCAGAAATAATAAGGTCAGAGAAAGAAGTACTTCCACCACATAAACCAGCTGTTGAAATCAACGTGAAATTGCTGGCCGTACTAACTGTACATCCTCCTTCATCAATATCGATCGTATTGTCAGTAGCCCCTGCAGGAATTTCAACGATGATAGAAGTTGAGCTGACAAACTGAACGGTTGCAGCGATTCCTCCTATATCAGCCGTTGTACTGGTTGTGAACCCTGTTCCTGTGATGGTAACAGCGGTTCCTTCTGGTCCTGAAGTAGGGGCAAAACTGCTCACCGAATGTGTTGGAGTACAGGATTCTACGATAGTAATAGACCATCCATTCAAAACTCCAGTATCAGCACCAGCATCATCACACACCCTGATAATCCATGTTCCAGTTGGTGTCTCGCCATTAAATGTAGCTAAGGTTCCTCCTGTCGTTTGCAAAATTTCGTCCACTGCTCCATCTAATGTGTGATCAGTTGTGTACGTTGTGTTAGCTGATCCATCATCAAAAGTGGCTTCAAGGTTAGCCGCCCCAGCACCTTGACCATCGAAAATAGTTACTATAGTTCCTGTTGGAGATTCTACTTCAATTTGTAGGTCACCTCTGTAGGTGTGTTCTATAAAAACATCCACATCAATATCTGCAATGGGGTTCGTTCCTGAATAATTAAAGGTCATCTCAACATTGTCATTCAAAGCACACCCATCGTCAGGGATCGCTGCCGTAGGAACTACACTACAAACGACATCTTGTAAACTCCAGTCAGTTCCATTTCTGGTCCAAACTTTAAAACAATACGAAACTCCGTTGGTAAGTCCTGTTACGTTTACAGAAGTTCCTACTCCTTTGTATACAACATATTCATTATTAGAACCAGAACAATCTACGCAAGTTCCGCTTCCATAAGTTGGATTAGCTGTATACCCAGAACCATTCCCGCTAGGTGTAAAACCAATTGTGCCATCCTCAGCAACGATTAATACTTCATCAAAACAATATGCAGGGTTCGTCCAAGTAATTGAAGCAGATTGGTTTCCTGCAGTCACTGCAAAGCCAGATACGTTGTCTGGAGGTGATGGACATGGCGTTGTTTGATTTCCTGTGGTGGGTGAGGTTGTGTTATAACAATCCGATGAACTGTTAAATTCATAAACGGCAACGTGATAAGTAACATTGGGAGTTAGTCCAGTTACCGAAACAGAAGCTCCAGTTCCGTTATAGACAACAAAATTTCCAGTTCCAATCTCGTCAGGTGTACCGCTGAAGTCGTTATCTGCAGTATAACTAGTTCCATCTACCGGATCAGCATCCACAGCAGAACCTTCATGTACCAGAACAATTGAGTTTGTTCCGTTTCCACCTGTCCAGTCAACAGTGAATCCAGTGCTTGTTACTGAGGAGAAACTTACCGAAGTAGGTTGTGCAGTAGGGTCATCACAAAGTGTGGTCGTGTTTCCTGTCAAAGGGCTTGTCAAATAGTAACAGTCATCTGCGGTATTGTATTCGTAAATAGCGACATAGTAGTCGGTGTTCGGATTAAGATTGGTAACCGTTACAGGTCCACCATCTCCCGTGTACATCACAAAGTTGCCAGTTCCTATTTCATCTGGAGCGCCTGACCAATCATTGTCTGCCGTATAGCCAGTTCCATTTACGGGCCCACTGTCAACAGCACTTCCTTCATGAACTAATACAATTTGACTGTCACCATCGCCAGCATCTGTCCAGCTAATTTGCATGGATGTAGAGGTAATTGAACTAAAATTGATTGAGTTAGGTTGAGTTGTTGGGGCTACGCATGGGCAGTAGTCACCATAAACAGTGAAATTGTCAAAGCCAGCATAGTCGGATCCACCATTTTGAGTGATGCTTAAAGTTAGCGATACCGTAGTTGCTGTTCCGATTGGAATGTCAACATTTCCTTCCTCAGAATAGTTGCTACTGCCGTTGATTAATTGCACAGAACCTTGTCCTACACCATCTATGAACACTTCATAGAAAACGTCATCGCCACTATCAAATTCGAATACATCATAGTCGAAGGAAATTCCAACGTTAGCAACTCCAGAAACATTAACACTGTTAAAAGTGATGATATCGTTGTCGTTTATATCATTCAATCCCCAAAAGTTTCCTGTTATACTCGCATAATTGACGTTTGCCAAAGAGTTTGTAATGCCCCAAAAAGCTTCATCTCCTTCTTCAGCTGTAGAATATCCCCAAGTTGTTCCAGAGTCAAAATCTTGAGCAAATAAGGTTCCTCCTGAAGCTTGTTCATCATCAGAAATGGTTAGGGTGTAAGTAGATTGAGTTCCTACCGCTGGTGTCCCTTGTCCACCGGTTACATTAGTTATGGTAAAGACAAAAGTTTCCGCACCATCACAAGTTCCATTGTCTACTATATTGAGTGTGTAACTATCAGTCGT
This genomic interval carries:
- a CDS encoding lamin tail domain-containing protein is translated as MNSLKANVPETMIQAKLHDYEPMKNFLLTLAALILSLSFYKINAQTSDLIISEYGEGSSGNSKYIEIYNGTGAPVNLGNYDIWRISNGGSWPEATIALSGTLNDGSTYVIANNSGDVPGADLYSGTASWNGDDAVGLAKFGVLIDAVGTDGADPGTGWNVAGTSNATKDHRLTRKSTICDPNTNWTSSAGTNATNSEWIVTSYTTGSANAGHTNTCAPSCTPPTITGISPTNGPEGTVVTITASGGGFTGATDVTFDGTSATFVVVSSTEIEAIVPVGAATGDIVVTDSQPCDASYSSFTIIDTDLTSCENSTPTYSDLFISEVYDAGSGDTYYYEIYNGTSASVNLANYQIHQNNNGSFDQYYALSGTLADGDTYVIGNSSSLCSGVLDQLVAGTGINTDDGIWLETSGGAAIDKWGTPGTSFTGGAGYVYRRKTSPNNTPPYTGWDETGDWDQSTESCSDLGSYNPAGTPTAPSVTTNPSTSTTCAGNDVQLSVAGSEGFVGGNALAYQWYYAAPGDAGWTAVTNGGDYSGATSATLTISPSDGYDDYQYYCQIRENTATCYAASDAVQLDVYGSGGTHGLWTGNTDTDWCDCFNWDDGYVPTAATDVTINQTASNNCEVGTGCGSAVANSVTISTNNATNNLLTIVSNGDLTLTNGLTINKTGGTGTLIVETTGSGSLTVGNVTIDGSSGSNARLINNSASATLDVNGNMTINANGRLDLNPNGTLNLAGDYTNSNTTQSLDHISSTVIFDGGADQHINTGQAAEAFNNITLSKSGGTLILNDNVNIESAGILALSDDQIQLNGNELTLNNTGTGAITRTSGSIVDESGSGTGANNGKINWVINAIGGDHIYPFADGVGGTYIPFTFNVTAGNAGTVSVSTYGTPANNQPWPSLPVNVTNLASTTGLAPDNRDATADRFWQIDPSGSPTATLTFGYSISELPIAPYNDYVSMIAQRYDTGTNEWDETIYPGQTTGIITGGYTVTVPGITTFSPWTLSNINSPLPSELIVFEAKKNIDKVDLMWVTESEINVSHFVIERSKDGINFHDLLAEDAAGNSTTTLEYTSVDYYPLNGKSYYRLRTVDFDGSYKLSPTRVVEFSEENVSVLNDYNDWNILYKTSSDFYTVNVFNNLGQVVKTTQVENTSENRTIVSHYDLPAGTYIMIIEDKGVSHTVKVIK
- a CDS encoding proprotein convertase P-domain-containing protein — encoded protein: MKKLALTLAALIFFSWNISAQTCASETFTNIGPYGGYQTENWTGDDGIGWTATDARTDQTITGKAITIRNGSLLSGTFAGGIGDLTVTTQRKFSGGTGNLSVEVNGTPVGTVPFDATVTTTTISGINITGNVIIEIINSTGDRVAIDDLTWTCYTGGGSNTDSEFSSASGSVAENAGTFNLPLTINNPSGSASTTTTIELTSGNASMLSNFAAVGSTDTETTPASGTTDSYTLNIVDNGTCDGAETFVFTITNVTGGQGTPAVGTQSTYTLTISDDEQASGGTLFAQDFDSGTTWGYSTAEEGDEAFWGITNSLANVNYASITGNFWGLNDINDNDIITFNSVNVSGVANVGISFDYDVFEFDSGDDVFYEVFIDGVGQGSVQLINGSSNYSEEGNVDIPIGTATTVSLTLSITQNGGSDYAGFDNFTVYGDYCPCVAPTTQPNSINFSSITSTSMQISWTDAGDGDSQIVLVHEGSAVDSGPVNGTGYTADNDWSGAPDEIGTGNFVMYTGDGGPVTVTNLNPNTDYYVAIYEYNTADDCYYLTSPLTGNTTTLCDDPTAQPTSVSFSSVTSTGFTVDWTGGNGTNSIVLVHEGSAVDADPVDGTSYTADNDFSGTPDEIGTGNFVVYNGTGASVSVTGLTPNVTYHVAVYEFNSSSDCYNTTSPTTGNQTTPCPSPPDNVSGFAVTAGNQSASITWTNPAYCFDEVLIVAEDGTIGFTPSGNGSGYTANPTYGSGTCVDCSGSNNEYVVYKGVGTSVNVTGLTNGVSYCFKVWTRNGTDWSLQDVVCSVVPTAAIPDDGCALNDNVEMTFNYSGTNPIADIDVDVFIEHTYRGDLQIEVESPTGTIVTIFDGQGAGAANLEATFDDGSANTTYTTDHTLDGAVDEILQTTGGTLATFNGETPTGTWIIRVCDDAGADTGVLNGWSITIVESCTPTHSVSSFAPTSGPEGTAVTITGTGFTTSTTADIGGIAATVQFVSSTSIIVEIPAGATDNTIDIDEGGCTVSTASNFTLISTAGLCGGSTSFSDLIISEVYDSDAANVWYIELFNPTGSAIDLGAENYTIERYATAGDASPTRTISLSGVIPAGGVFLLNIGTSANTCTETWDFTEAGAGINENDGIMLVHNGTDVDWVECPGNTGYSITRDVAASGPTTTWNAADWTINNVETCADLGSFGVVYDTHPSITSEPNDSHACSILKDITAAAGSGGGALTYQWYYNDGSAAGWSTVTAGAFPLATVSGETSANLSITGNASDIETYNGYQFYCVCTEDGSCSTASDAAQFRARSENDPEMITAMVNSCDAICGAEGYNEFFALEIGNVAIDVSNAANVNVSYGTSYPASTTFTDAFTADGALTASFNAAAGCSLFQDAVTVGTIPAHSTVLLMSNNVCASAYDFTSLCGNGPIYLLFSTDASWGSGGNFANSGAGSRYFSTEITDVNGLTTTTEYEYLPNSLSGADGDYAEFEYCAAPAYNYGNDGCSVRDVTLPVELLYFEAVRKDFAVDLVWETASEINNDKFVVMRSVNGESYKPIGEVKGQGNSSVLNKYTFTDMNPQIGDNYYRIYQYDFDGSFDKSEVKLVEFSSYEDFTPVSIENTLEIRFSNLTYGSFFEIYTIEGKLVKQLQVSDRDGLITLDLPTEQQYIIRLVTNNNSVVKKIVH